A stretch of DNA from Synechococcus sp. PROS-9-1:
ACCTTCCAGGCGACGGCGGACATCATCCAGACCATCACTTGGGCTTGTTGGCTGAACACTATCCACCGATTGATCTTCTGTTTGCCAATTACTGACATCACGATTGGAACTCGGAGGAGCGAGCATCAAGCGCTCGTCATCCGATTTAGGTACGAAGCCTGTTTCGACGAGTCGCGCTTCATATCCAGCCTCCGTGCAGAACAGTTCCACCTCGTGTTGCTCGAGAGCTTCAACAGTGGGAGTTGGGAAATCTTGGGCCTCTAA
This window harbors:
- a CDS encoding DUF3110 domain-containing protein, whose amino-acid sequence is MLVHVLLYDAGQDSEGIHSLELSGQTVVLMFENCDDAERYAGLLEAQDFPTPTVEALEQHEVELFCTEAGYEARLVETGFVPKSDDERLMLAPPSSNRDVSNWQTEDQSVDSVQPTSPSDGLDDVRRRLEGLL